One genomic segment of Myxococcales bacterium includes these proteins:
- a CDS encoding DUF814 domain-containing protein, giving the protein MTDDEAPSALVQEVDSTDRLLVLKVRVPGQSSWILAAATRGGGEVALLEGDDRKRAWGGRLPGGAPRMKAREESLVGARVLALGAREILIDQKGTLRRIVAERARVVVSDVDGGATRELTPFIDASDEARERWLARGRELVLEVATLALDQRRDELRGAIDKGAKRIERRAEAVRGDLAKIHEAGALAAQAQWLVAEAKRAPRGARELVVTDWSTGEAVPMRVALDPAKGASEQVAAMFKRAKRLRLGARVAEERLAVVEKNLAALCDLKARLTTSESLEEIEGLGREAKRVAPRDVTLPGAAARGASATGKDRLGLGRRVAYRTFLAQSGRRLFVGKGATDNDELTLHVARPFDLWVHAKERTGAHVIAVLEKGKTCPSEDLVDAAHLAAHFSDARDETVVDVQYAERRYIRKPKGSPPGFVVVEREKVLVLRVDAATTKELLEREEVT; this is encoded by the coding sequence ATGACGGACGACGAGGCACCAAGCGCGCTCGTGCAAGAGGTCGACAGCACCGACCGCCTGCTCGTCCTCAAGGTGCGGGTCCCCGGCCAGAGCTCATGGATCCTGGCGGCCGCCACGCGGGGCGGCGGCGAGGTTGCGCTGCTCGAAGGCGATGACCGAAAGCGCGCGTGGGGCGGCCGGCTGCCGGGCGGCGCGCCGCGCATGAAGGCGCGCGAAGAATCGCTCGTCGGCGCGCGCGTCCTCGCGCTTGGGGCCCGCGAGATCCTCATCGACCAGAAGGGAACGCTCCGGCGTATCGTCGCGGAACGCGCGCGCGTCGTCGTCAGCGATGTCGACGGCGGCGCGACCCGCGAGCTCACGCCCTTCATCGACGCCTCCGATGAGGCGCGGGAGCGTTGGCTCGCGCGCGGCCGCGAGCTCGTCCTTGAAGTCGCCACGCTGGCCCTCGATCAAAGGCGCGACGAGCTTCGAGGCGCCATCGACAAGGGGGCCAAACGCATCGAGCGACGCGCCGAGGCGGTGCGCGGGGATCTAGCCAAGATCCACGAAGCCGGCGCCCTCGCGGCACAGGCTCAGTGGCTCGTGGCGGAAGCGAAACGTGCCCCACGCGGCGCCCGCGAGCTCGTCGTGACCGACTGGTCCACGGGCGAGGCGGTGCCCATGCGCGTCGCCCTCGATCCGGCGAAGGGCGCGAGCGAGCAGGTCGCCGCCATGTTCAAGCGCGCCAAGCGACTGCGCCTCGGCGCGCGCGTCGCCGAGGAGCGCCTGGCCGTCGTGGAGAAGAACCTCGCGGCGCTCTGCGATCTAAAGGCGCGGCTCACCACGAGTGAGTCGCTCGAAGAGATCGAGGGCCTCGGACGCGAGGCCAAACGTGTGGCGCCGCGCGACGTGACGCTGCCGGGCGCGGCGGCGAGAGGCGCTTCGGCGACCGGCAAAGACCGCCTTGGTCTTGGGCGCCGCGTCGCGTATCGCACGTTCCTCGCGCAGAGTGGGCGGCGCCTCTTCGTGGGGAAAGGCGCCACAGACAACGACGAGCTCACGCTCCACGTCGCGCGTCCGTTCGATCTGTGGGTGCACGCGAAGGAGCGCACCGGTGCGCACGTGATCGCGGTCCTCGAAAAGGGCAAGACGTGTCCTTCCGAAGACCTCGTGGACGCGGCGCACTTGGCGGCGCACTTCTCCGACGCTCGCGACGAGACGGTCGTCGACGTGCAATACGCCGAGCGCCGCTACATCCGAAAGCCGAAGGGCTCGCCGCCGGGCTTCGTCGTGGTGGAGCGTGAGAAGGTGCTCGTCTTGCGCGTCGACGCGGCGACAACCAAAGAGCTGCTCGAGCGTGAGGAGGTGACGTGA
- a CDS encoding translation initiation factor IF-3, translated as MGRPRFDPRQQGRGGFQTRVNHRIRVPEVRVIGADGSMLGVLATHDALRMAQEQGLDLVEVNPKAEPPVCKILDFGKHKYEEKKKAAEAKRKQTVIEIKEVKLRPKTDDHDLEVKIRHARRFIESGHKCKITVRFRGREIAHPQKAQEQLEHFVKGTEDIANLEARPMMEGRTMTVLLAPKPQVMQKVAQAKIAAEKARQLAEREGREPPPPSASLPDLPDDDDDDDDDDDDDDDDDGDGEAEAEGGKA; from the coding sequence ATGGGTCGTCCCCGTTTCGATCCGCGCCAACAAGGTCGCGGCGGTTTTCAGACGCGCGTCAACCATCGAATTCGTGTGCCGGAGGTGCGCGTCATCGGCGCCGATGGCTCCATGCTCGGTGTACTCGCGACACACGACGCGCTTCGCATGGCGCAAGAGCAGGGCCTCGACCTCGTAGAGGTGAACCCGAAGGCAGAGCCTCCGGTCTGCAAGATCCTCGACTTCGGAAAGCACAAGTACGAAGAGAAGAAGAAGGCCGCTGAAGCCAAGCGCAAGCAGACGGTCATCGAGATCAAAGAGGTCAAGCTTCGGCCCAAGACCGACGACCACGACCTCGAGGTCAAGATTCGCCACGCTCGTCGCTTCATCGAGTCGGGCCACAAGTGCAAGATCACGGTGCGCTTCCGCGGCCGCGAGATCGCGCACCCGCAAAAGGCGCAAGAGCAGCTCGAGCACTTCGTCAAGGGCACGGAGGACATCGCGAACCTCGAAGCCCGACCGATGATGGAAGGCCGCACCATGACGGTGCTCCTCGCGCCGAAGCCGCAGGTCATGCAAAAGGTCGCTCAGGCCAAGATCGCCGCCGAGAAGGCGCGGCAGCTGGCCGAACGTGAAGGCCGTGAGCCGCCGCCGCCGAGCGCCTCGCTTCCGGACCTCCCGGATGACGACGACGACGACGATGACGACGACGATGATGACGACGACGACGATGGAGACGGCGAAGCGGAAGCCGAAGGCGGCAAAGCCTGA
- a CDS encoding MoxR family ATPase — protein MQANANEVAAAKERVDDLRKEVARAYIGSTRALDLMIIALLARGHVLLEGVPGVAKTTLVKAFATALGCTGRRIQFTPDLLPADITGTYVLSPKEQTFALRAGPIFANVVLADEINRAPAKTQSALLEAMQERQVTIEGDRFELPLPFVVLATQNPIDLEGTYPLPEAQIDRFLVRVPMGYPQAREEAQMVRTYGIDPPVIKPLLNPADVITLQGIAARIHVEDDLIDYAVGLTAFTRSHPKVALGASPRATLALVQAAKAWALVSGRIYVVPDDIRAVAPAVIGHRLVLTADADQDPKVRGHVVDEALTKIGYRRVARAG, from the coding sequence GTGCAAGCCAACGCCAACGAAGTCGCCGCTGCCAAAGAACGGGTTGATGACCTGAGGAAAGAGGTCGCGCGGGCGTACATCGGCTCGACGCGCGCGCTCGACCTCATGATCATCGCGCTCCTGGCGCGCGGGCACGTGCTGCTCGAAGGTGTGCCCGGCGTGGCCAAGACGACCTTGGTCAAGGCCTTCGCAACAGCACTCGGCTGCACCGGACGACGCATTCAGTTCACGCCCGATCTCTTGCCGGCGGACATCACGGGCACCTACGTCCTGTCGCCCAAGGAGCAGACCTTCGCGCTGCGCGCCGGGCCCATCTTCGCGAACGTCGTCTTGGCCGACGAAATCAACCGCGCGCCGGCGAAGACGCAGTCGGCGCTCCTCGAAGCCATGCAGGAGCGGCAGGTCACCATCGAGGGCGATCGCTTCGAGCTGCCCCTGCCCTTCGTGGTCCTCGCCACGCAAAACCCCATCGACCTCGAGGGCACCTACCCGCTGCCCGAGGCCCAGATCGACCGCTTCCTCGTGCGCGTGCCCATGGGCTACCCGCAGGCCCGTGAAGAGGCGCAGATGGTGCGCACCTACGGCATCGACCCGCCGGTCATCAAGCCGCTCCTAAACCCCGCCGACGTGATCACCCTGCAGGGCATCGCGGCGCGCATTCACGTCGAAGACGATCTCATCGACTACGCCGTTGGACTCACGGCCTTCACGCGGAGTCACCCCAAGGTGGCGCTCGGCGCCAGTCCGCGTGCGACGCTCGCGCTCGTCCAAGCGGCGAAGGCCTGGGCGCTCGTCAGCGGCCGCATCTACGTCGTCCCCGACGACATCCGCGCCGTCGCGCCGGCGGTCATCGGGCACCGCCTCGTGCTCACCGCCGACGCCGACCAAGACCCGAAGGTGCGTGGCCACGTCGTCGACGAGGCGCTCACGAAGATCGGCTACCGGCGCGTCGCCCGCGCCGGCTGA
- a CDS encoding beta-propeller fold lactonase family protein, protein MRRFDRVASALTAGVFVVVGGAAVSCSRTVDPVPLRTFERAQNMDVVCLEVADAQGNALPLPRPAAQNRCTAAPAGSLTFATHHLFGLVTQTARGEVAVVDLTAGRIVDLDQSTPGINFLTVGTLPTDVVSAPNGAISFVATAEPNKWAIYALPSAPPAQNPRESRGILGDGFGMGIPTIADFPVCSLPQAPSSMAIMPRPGDPFGGYDLAVILPGVGRSPTKLAVISPEPLLVGAKVESGPVSIEPGSLSPCPIRAVVELSGNMPTAVPLGARWSDGVGYVDGGVKTPVLVGSTCAASESTGSPDGGSDAGAGDAAASDAASPDGGADASPEGTVAIPPLPGDTPRAVRMAKDGDTLYLADEALPLIHVIDWSDPAGPRELSPLVATSASNIARRVSVGAIAVSPATRDYKRYLYAVDRHDGSIMVFDVTERPSAQSNAARVPMRRPHPELNPLAPVDRIAFASAVESLAFVRHDFPLVSEQDRPLTAARTGLLCNPNPNANADPDRGIELPFRDPGAYYRFGAPAGAELRELGPLRLRGVFAFATLTSGQMAVIDVDDWDAPCRRPDPMGVKTRAAGAGFVETDETASLGPPIFSQRSGAGVRSLGVSDLAPLMPEPASRDDLDPYHAPVSFYTSNGGAVSTGVTNEAFFPVSAPHRPRSLFLLRRDPTNGIHIPYLPGLAQLRSKGSPINTVGPNSLRHPLMLPTFSALPDPGQVKTPTEPRPAGRELSKDQALLDVAHLPLESATADVRFAWEDPEVHVDQDWTLTYEGIVPGFDQVTATVEPKTSPGNGPDYTSAVLRVPNGLLCQKGVVDQRVASQRSKELLDAFASATLASDGGPLLAPPRRLEHKLGDYVQVIDDLLPSDHPYWGTQEPAGDSCWEPEFSTADARYGLCSRTFGVASDESLRRDFPIVEAYDDRLVIGAYGDEDPANPTVARREVVVQDPGKAPFLKLLRCCFHRQVRFNVRAGAEWVAKGSVSGFLHSMTSGEGGACVPSCRPEDALLNGRAPQLPRPLGIDASVPPPSGLSAEEWRARVARRREALKAFLSRTSPLAFRNPMFSVLMWNETDAARGDSPPERDFEWAFAVRGQYSPLAVNLGARTVAVSPQTLKFIEPLRQLAVVDASNQGLQLFDLRTLTAVREPYF, encoded by the coding sequence ATGCGTCGCTTCGATCGCGTGGCCTCGGCGCTCACGGCTGGTGTCTTCGTCGTCGTCGGGGGCGCCGCCGTCAGCTGCAGCCGCACCGTCGACCCGGTGCCGCTTCGGACCTTCGAGCGCGCCCAGAACATGGACGTCGTCTGCCTCGAAGTGGCCGATGCTCAGGGCAACGCCTTGCCGCTACCGCGCCCCGCGGCTCAGAATCGCTGCACCGCCGCGCCGGCCGGCTCGCTGACCTTCGCGACGCACCACCTCTTTGGGCTAGTGACGCAGACGGCGCGCGGTGAAGTCGCCGTCGTCGACCTCACGGCGGGGCGCATCGTCGACCTCGATCAGTCCACTCCAGGCATCAACTTCCTCACCGTTGGGACCTTGCCCACCGACGTGGTCTCGGCGCCGAACGGTGCCATCAGCTTCGTGGCGACGGCCGAGCCCAACAAGTGGGCCATCTACGCCCTCCCGAGCGCGCCTCCTGCGCAAAACCCCCGCGAGTCGCGGGGCATTCTCGGCGACGGCTTTGGCATGGGCATTCCCACCATCGCCGATTTTCCGGTCTGCTCCCTCCCGCAGGCGCCATCCTCGATGGCCATCATGCCGCGGCCCGGCGACCCCTTCGGCGGCTACGATCTCGCAGTCATCTTGCCGGGTGTCGGCCGCTCGCCCACGAAGCTCGCGGTGATTTCGCCCGAGCCGCTGCTCGTCGGCGCCAAGGTCGAGAGCGGACCGGTGAGCATCGAGCCGGGCTCACTCTCGCCGTGCCCCATTCGCGCCGTGGTCGAGCTCAGCGGAAATATGCCGACGGCGGTGCCGCTCGGCGCGCGCTGGAGCGACGGCGTCGGCTACGTCGACGGCGGCGTGAAGACGCCCGTGCTGGTCGGCTCGACGTGTGCGGCGTCCGAGTCTACGGGGTCGCCCGACGGCGGTTCCGATGCAGGCGCGGGCGACGCAGCCGCCAGCGACGCCGCGTCGCCCGACGGCGGCGCCGACGCGTCACCGGAAGGGACCGTCGCGATCCCGCCCTTGCCCGGGGACACGCCGCGCGCGGTGCGCATGGCGAAAGACGGTGACACGCTCTACCTCGCCGACGAAGCGCTCCCGCTCATTCACGTGATCGACTGGAGCGACCCAGCCGGGCCCCGCGAGCTTTCGCCCCTCGTGGCTACGAGCGCGAGCAACATCGCGCGTCGCGTCTCGGTGGGCGCCATCGCCGTGAGCCCCGCGACGCGCGACTACAAGCGCTACCTCTACGCCGTCGACCGGCACGACGGCAGCATCATGGTCTTCGACGTCACCGAGCGACCCTCGGCGCAATCGAACGCGGCCCGCGTTCCCATGCGCAGACCCCACCCGGAGCTCAATCCGCTCGCGCCGGTGGATCGCATCGCCTTTGCGTCGGCGGTGGAGTCGCTCGCCTTCGTGCGTCACGATTTTCCGCTCGTCTCCGAGCAAGATCGGCCCCTCACGGCGGCGCGCACGGGGCTCTTGTGCAACCCAAATCCGAACGCGAACGCCGACCCCGATCGCGGCATCGAGCTCCCATTCCGCGATCCCGGCGCGTATTACCGCTTCGGCGCGCCGGCCGGCGCCGAGCTGCGCGAGCTCGGGCCCTTGCGGCTCCGGGGCGTGTTTGCGTTTGCGACGCTCACCAGCGGCCAGATGGCTGTCATCGACGTCGACGACTGGGATGCCCCGTGTCGCCGTCCCGATCCGATGGGCGTCAAGACCCGCGCCGCCGGCGCCGGGTTCGTTGAAACGGACGAGACCGCGTCGCTCGGGCCGCCGATCTTCTCGCAGCGCTCGGGCGCCGGCGTCCGCTCGTTGGGCGTGAGCGACCTTGCCCCGCTGATGCCCGAGCCGGCCTCGCGCGACGACCTCGATCCGTACCATGCGCCTGTGTCGTTCTACACGTCGAACGGCGGGGCCGTGTCGACGGGCGTCACCAACGAGGCGTTCTTCCCCGTCAGTGCGCCGCACCGGCCGCGCTCCCTCTTTCTCCTCCGTCGCGATCCGACCAACGGAATTCACATCCCCTACTTGCCGGGTCTTGCGCAGCTCCGCTCCAAGGGCTCGCCCATCAACACCGTGGGGCCCAACTCGCTCCGGCATCCCCTCATGCTGCCGACGTTCTCGGCGCTGCCCGACCCCGGTCAGGTGAAGACGCCGACGGAGCCGCGCCCCGCTGGGCGTGAGCTCAGCAAGGATCAGGCGCTCCTCGACGTCGCGCACTTGCCGCTCGAGAGCGCTACCGCCGACGTTCGCTTTGCCTGGGAAGACCCCGAGGTTCACGTCGATCAAGACTGGACGCTGACCTACGAAGGTATCGTCCCAGGTTTCGATCAGGTGACGGCGACCGTGGAGCCGAAGACGTCACCGGGCAACGGTCCCGACTACACGTCGGCTGTGTTGCGCGTTCCCAACGGCCTCTTGTGCCAGAAGGGCGTCGTCGATCAGCGCGTGGCGTCGCAGCGCTCCAAGGAGCTCCTCGACGCCTTCGCGTCGGCGACGCTCGCGAGCGACGGCGGCCCGCTGCTCGCGCCGCCGCGCCGCCTCGAGCACAAGCTCGGCGACTACGTTCAGGTCATCGACGACCTCTTGCCGTCGGATCACCCCTATTGGGGCACGCAGGAGCCCGCCGGCGATAGCTGCTGGGAGCCCGAGTTTTCGACCGCCGATGCCCGCTACGGCTTGTGCAGCCGGACCTTCGGCGTCGCCTCCGACGAGAGCCTCCGCCGCGATTTTCCCATCGTCGAGGCCTACGACGACCGGCTCGTCATCGGCGCCTACGGCGACGAAGATCCGGCAAACCCCACCGTGGCTCGGCGCGAAGTCGTCGTGCAAGACCCGGGCAAAGCGCCGTTCTTGAAGCTCCTGCGCTGCTGCTTCCATCGGCAGGTGCGCTTCAACGTGCGCGCGGGGGCCGAGTGGGTCGCCAAGGGCAGCGTCAGCGGCTTCCTCCACTCGATGACCAGCGGCGAGGGTGGTGCGTGCGTTCCGTCGTGTCGTCCCGAGGACGCGCTCTTGAACGGCCGCGCGCCGCAGCTCCCGCGGCCCCTCGGCATCGACGCGTCGGTGCCTCCGCCGAGCGGCCTCAGCGCCGAAGAGTGGCGCGCTCGTGTGGCGCGGCGCCGTGAGGCGCTCAAGGCGTTCTTGAGTCGCACGAGTCCGCTGGCCTTCCGAAACCCGATGTTCTCCGTCCTCATGTGGAACGAGACCGACGCTGCGCGCGGCGATTCGCCGCCGGAGCGCGACTTCGAGTGGGCGTTCGCGGTACGTGGGCAATATTCGCCCTTGGCCGTTAATCTCGGGGCGCGCACCGTCGCCGTGAGCCCGCAAACACTGAAGTTCATCGAGCCGCTGCGACAGCTCGCCGTCGTCGACGCTTCGAATCAGGGTCTGCAGCTCTTCGACCTTCGCACCTTGACCGCGGTTCGCGAACCGTACTTCTGA